GAGGGGTCAAACAGGCCAAGCATAAATAACCACAACAAGCATTATATGTGTCCCCTAAGGCTCTTGTTGCTGCTAGAGCAAGAATTGCTGAGGCTGTGCTAGCCCAAAAATTCCAGCTTTTTCATTAACAACTATCATAGCAtagggcatataaaggcaaaaaaataaaatcccatttttactttctttaatgaaaacgaaacctttctccaatatactttaattaaaaaatgtgtaccgtttttataagaaacctgactgtatgcagtgaaattctcccttcatttactgctgtggataggaattgtcagacggtccctaactgctgagcagggaaacaatcatacttatgaacagcagggggagcccccgccttacttcccagccatgcagaactcaagcagctttgtttatgacgatccctaagcagcccagaccccactgagcatgtgcacagtcttagtcttgcaaagatttttaaaaaagttacaagatggtgaccccctgtggccaactctgaaagcataaattatttgtttgattaggcttgtggtgcagtaagttcatgtttatatttagtatacaaaatacagcatttctagccttattctattttagactttaaagaCTCaggaagcagacggcacttctgaaactggggtttattggagaTACTGCTGGTAacaccttacgcatttcgggagttatcccttaatcataggtaagttatcccttaatcatagtaacctatgattaagggataactcccgaaacgcgtaaggtgttaCCAGCAGTAtctccaataaaccccagtttcagaagtgccgtctgcttcctGAGTCTTTGTCGtattcacagtggggacactgttttgACTGCGCACCTGAACTGGAAGGGGGAAAGCGGTGAGCTTGTGCGGtccttatttgtctttttatctattttagactttacttgccctttaaaccatTATATGAcaaaatcacatactgtatgagcCTTAATTCCTATTTGTTCTCTGTCTGTGTGATGGATAtagatttgtaaaagtaattagTCTTCGAATGAGTAGGAAGGAAAGCAGCAATGCAGTATGTATTGCAATGCTTATACACACTTCTCTTGATGCAGAAAGTCCCAATCATTATGAATGCATGTGTGAAATCAACAATCCGGAACAGCAACAAAAACTTATAAaggtagaaggaaagaaagaataaaataaattcttacttatcatatataatataaaagggctcATAGCCATGGGTCTAGACCAGGGTTCCCCTACCGCCGGGCTGCGGCCCAGAACCGGGCCGaggacactcctgcactgggccaAGCACAGCCCACGAAAACAAACTGCTGACCGCCGCCAACCCCGCCGCCGACCCCGCTCCCAACCCTGCCGACATACCCTGACCCCGCCGACCCCTCCGACCCCATCCCCGACCCCACCCACGGTccttgcaacaacaaaaaaaatgtttgcactggtccccggtccaaaaaaggttggggactgccaGTATAGACACATGTGCTTCAGTGCTAAGGGACACCAATTTGAAAAGCAATACagtatgttacaggtatgggaacagtCAAACCTCTtcttcagaaagctctgaattttaagtaaataattaaaattttttagaaattatttcatttttctcactaataataaaacagcttcttgtactacaggtatgggatccgttatccgaaaaccctttatccagaaaacctggaaggccatctccaatagactccatttaaatcaaataattctaatttttaaaaaccgtTTTTCTCTTTAATCATAACACAATGTCTTGTACTTCACCACAActgagatataagtaatcctttgCAAAGCAAtacgatcctattgggtttaattaatgtttaaatgtttttatagcagttttaaggtacagagatccaaatcatggaaagaccccttatccggaaaaccacaggaactgagcattctgtataacgggtcccatatATGTATGTTTTAGTTAATTCTTATAggggacaaaacaatcctatagggttaatttaatatttaaatgttttttagtaaacttgaaggcgttgttcacctttgagttaacgtctAATATGATGTAgaaggtgatattctgagacaatttgcaattggtttacatttgttattatttgtggttttgtgtgttatttagctttttattcagcagctcttttgtttgcagtttcagcaatctggttgctagggtccagattaccctagcagagactgaaatatgaataggagagggtcagaatagaaagatgagtaataaaatgtagcaataacaatatatttgtagccttgtagagcacttgctttttagatggggtcatttgaaagctggaaagagtcagctgaaaaagacaaataatacaaaaaaactgtaacaataaataacgaggaccagttgaaaagttgctattggtcattctataaaatactaaggggcagatttatcaagggtagaatttcaaagtaaaaaatacttcgaaattcgaccatcgaattaaaatacttcgaattcgaatatcgaattcaaacttttttcatcgaatttgtgtattctgcggtcgaagtaaaatcgaaagATCTGaacgattttaacgtacgatcaaacgattttacgtcgacttcaaaaaacttagaaaaatgctgtagaagggccccataggctaacatagtttttttaaagagacagtactttgattatcgaatggtcgaatattcgaactattttacttcgaatcgaattcgaagtaaattcaaagtcatggGGGCACATATACTTAGCTCGagtttttttgctacttcgaccatcgaattggctacttcgaccttcaactacgactttgaacgattcgaactaaaaatcgttcgactattcgaccattcgatagtcgaagtactgtctctttaaaaaaaacttcgaccacctacttcgccacctaaaacctaccgagcaccaatgttagcctacggtgaaggtccccaaaggctttcctagcaatttgtgatcggaggaaaaacgtttgatcgatgaattaaaatcctttgaattagttcgatcgaatgaattgcggtaaatccttcgactttgatattcgaagtcgaaggatttaacttcgatggtccaatatcgagggttaattaaccctcaatattcgacccatagtaaatgtgccccgtagtatcctattcgatggtcgatgtatccaaaaaattactttgaatttttttagttcgaaaattcacttcgacctttctGCCCctcaaagttaacttttaaaggtgaaccacccatttaattgatggtgatccaaattacagaaagatcccttattcggaaagtCCCatgtcacaagcattctggataatatgtctcATACCTGGACTATTATTGTATGAAGTTCATTCCATATGGATGATTGTAACATGAAAGTATATCTGTATTCCAGATAGAGCAACAATGCATTTAGTGGGTGAAATGCCGTCCGAACTTCCCTAGATGGCTCTTCTCATTCGCTAACCCTTCACACACCAGCCATGCCTGGGTTAACCCCGAGGAGGTTAAGATTGCTCAGCAGACTTCGCTCCCTCCAACCAAACTCTTAAATGTGTCATCTGCCTCAAGGTACTGGAGCGTGACCCTCCTACACAGCTGCCTGCCTGCTGCACATTATATAAAGAGAGGGGAGGAAAGAGCTAATATTACTGTCACACACAAGGTGAGAGAAGGAGGCAACGCTGGGGAAAGTGGGAGAAAAGAAAGGACAGAGGGGGGCAGAAACTAAACAGGGACTTGATAGAGAATAGAACAAAATCTCTAATATTAGGAAAAGAGAGTTTAGAatcaaaatacaaatgtttagaAAGGatgttttattactgtttttgcATATTATGGACAGTACCTTAATGGGGTGATTATATTTCGGAATTGGCATTTATTATTTGCTGagatctaacttttttttttttattacatgactataaagaaaaagaatgaaGGTGACGCTCCTCTTGCTCACACTTGGGCTCCTGGCAGGTAAGACTCAATTATTCTGATCTATTCTTAACTATAGATCCAGACTGGAACCAAAAAATGCCATTTAGGGTCAATCTTCAATGACCATAGTAAAACTTTATCCTACAATAGCAAATAGGGTttgttcactttcaaattaacttttagtatgacatagagcgttatattctgagtcaatttgcattgggctttcttttttttttttattatttgtggtttttcgagttatttagcattttactcAGCAGCAGGTTtacgatttcagcaatctggttgctagggtccaaattaacctagcaaccatgcattgaataagagacttgaaggcgtggttgctaggttaatttagaccccagcaaccagattgctgacatcgTAAACCTGCTGCTGAGTAAAATGCtgaataactcgaaaaccacaaacaataaaaaaagaaaatagaacagaaatagaaatatgagtaataataataaatttgtagccttacagagcatttgttttcagatggggtcagtggctcACGTTCGAAAGCTGGAATGAGCCAGACGAAGgcgacaaataattcaaaaactataaaaaaaaagaaaaaatgaaggataattgaaaagtcgcttagaattagccattgtataacatactaaggagcagattttcaagggtcgaagtgaattcgagggaattttcaaagttaaaaaattcgaaattcaaagtaatttttttgaatacttcgaccatcgaataggatactacgacttcgaatttacttcgacttcgattcaaagtaaaaatcgttcgactattcgaccattcgataatcgaagtactgtctctttaaaaaaactgcgacttcaatactttgccaacttaaacctgccgaagtgctatgttagcctatggggactttccagagcaattttcaaagttttttatattcgaaggaaaatcatacgataaaatcgttcgaatcgtacgattcgaagtgtGATCGTAGTCCGATCGaaactacgatcggaatacgatcgttcgatgaataaaatcctctgacttcgaattcgaatgttggaggattctattagattattttccacttcgaaattcgacccttgataaatctgcccctaaaagttaacgtaaaggtgaacaactcctttaaacaaGGCACGTGATTGGTTTAGCTACATTTTGGACCATAAAGCTGGTTTCCCAGATTTGGTTTGGGTTCTCTGATATATATCTTTACATATATTTGCCCATTGCGAAGGACAAGTTAACAGTCTAGTGGGTTGTTGAAAAAGATGAAGCAGTCTGGATACCATGGTAGAAATAATTTTGGTGTACAGAAAAGCACAGGCAACTGTTTTTGGGGGGCATGGAGATAGTCCAGGGCAAGGAGGAGCAGGAAGTAATAGGCAGAACCATAAATAAATTTAGACTTGTATAGATAATACTAGAACACATAGACTTGCTAGAGCTTGTATACAGTAGATAATGCATATATGTAGACATGATAAAATAAGGTACAACTAGATGAGCTGGTGGGTTTTCGGCTGAATAGAGACGAATGCAGTTATATATGTTCCCTGTACAAGCAATGGTTGATAATGttcagttatataatatataaataagaacTAGGACAACATGAAGAGGCACAAAGAATTGGAAATGGGCCATTGGGATAAAGGAGCgataataatataacaatgatCAGATGAATAGATATCTGTTTTCTTGTAACATAATTAACTGTTAAACTGCTATCATTTTTGAACTGCCATGAATATTGTTTCTTTCCAGGGGCCCAGGCCAGATCTCTCTTCCGAGATGCCCCAAAGACAAAATGGGAATCCGCCCTGGATAGTTTCTGGCTAACAGTCAACAAAATGGAGGCGGCAGCCGACGAGACTAGAGCCCAAATGAAGGATTCACCTATCACTAAAGAGTTGGAGTGAGTGTTAAAATGAGGGATCATCCTATATCATTGTGTCCATAATGTTGTGCATAGCAATTGATCTACACCCACAATGTGCTATTTGGATTTCCTAGGGGCTGGGTGAAATGACACAGAAGCTAAATAACATTGATGCACCTGCTCTTGAGTCTTATTCTGACAGTGATATAAAAGAGGGAGGAGGCATAATATAAGGTTTCAGCAATGTATTGACTGAGCTGAGCTCTACTCATGTTGTGTGTCACTGAGTAAATATTAATATGTCTTCCTATTGGGGTTTGGCATGAACCCAGGAAACCACACCTTCCTGAAAACTTATCTTAACACAATCTATCTCTGTGTCTCCCACTTACATGTTCcccaaacttaatgcctttttttctctTCCAACATTATCACAATCTCTGTTCCTTTGCCTCCTTCTGCTGCATTTTCCCTGATCTCCATACTACCCTCTTGGCCTCCTCCCTGTTCCTTCCCCAATGTATGTGCTTTACCCCCTGCCCTTTCCCCATCTCAGTGCCCTCTtcccttcttcctcttctttcccCCTGTTCAAACAATAGCCACATTGCTGacactaagggccagatttatcaagggtcgaattttgaagtgataaatacttcgaaattcgaccattgaatgtttttttgcaccGAATTCTCGCCccgcaacaaatctcttcttcgggcgactaatctccccaaactgcctcccctgccttcccgccggctagaaactAAATTGcccacgggatggcactcggaaagcttaattttccgaagtttccttgtgaggcaacttcaagcaatttcagaaaatgaattgctccgagtgccatcctgccggcaatttacattttagcctgcgggaaggcaggggaggcagttcggggagattagtcgcccctaagaagaggagatttgtctcaggtgactaatctccccgaatctgcctgtgtgccctgaccataAAACCCTTAGCAGTGCAGCtgtaatgttttgtttgttttctgctagTGCCCTTGTAGAAGGAGGGCATTATTTTGGCCTGATCTAATGTTATCTTTGTATAGATATTTACAGATAAACTAATGTGGAATAAGTACTTTGCGTGAAACTGATTTAGAAAATATACTGTAGTGCTTGTAAGGACAGAAAATGCAAGGGAACTCGAGTCCAAAGTTCCTGTAAATGACCTTTCTGTGTATATGTGTCCGTTACGGATATAGAGCACATTATTACAGACAGAAATACTATGGATTCATCCAAAGTGAAAACAACTGGAACAAAATGCAATGGGCTACTAGACCAAAAGTATCACCCTGCTATAACATTGCCTTGTACTGGGCAGAATGTGGTTCCATGTATGTTAAGCAGTCACGTATATTTGCCAGGCATATAATATTAGAAATGTGTTTCAAACAGCTCAATGCAATCCAGACTTTGCCAGCCATGGGCGGCACTCATCACAGGACAGAAGGTCGCTTAACagtagtaaaatattatttttttattatcactATGTGAAGATCATGCACATCCTTTTGGGGTGCAATTGCCCCCCCCCTACCACAGGTTCACAAATACAAGGTAAATAGATGGTACCCCTCCCTGAGGCATAACTAGAAATTACAAGTCTCACAGCAGAATCTCTTTAGGGTTCCCATTACTCTGTTAAGATGATTTCTGTCCCAGACATATTCTGAAACTTCATATTTTGTAGGGCTAATTGGGCCTTCCACATTCCTGAAGTTGCAGGGTCTACTCCACCTATTGTTAAACCTCCACTCACTCAAACACACACATAGAGGGATTTATCTTCAGACACTCAATGGCCCTATGTTTTCAAAGTAATTCAGTATTTGCAAGTGCATACAAAAATTAGGGGCTTAGAATAGCTAAGCCACCCTGTCCATGTCAATGTAAACACTATCCAGTGACCCCCAAACTATTTATCTCCCTGCCTGAGTGCAGTTTATCAGTGTATAGTACTATCAGTGTATTGGTGCTACAGGTTGATCCTTCTTGCTGTGGCTTTCTGTTATTAAAGAGATCCCCACCATATCCACCAGTCAAGCCAGAGTAGTTGCTCCTAGTTAAACCTATATTAATGGACTTCAATGCCACAGCTTGCTTGGAATGCCTCACCCAAGGTTTAAATCCAACTGACAGAtgaatataaatgcaaaatacttTGAAGGAATGTATTTTTCTCATAATAAGTTATGTTCTTGTCTATTCACGTTCAATAGTTAGAAAAACACTTCTGTGTATGTTTCCTTTAATCTGTTAGGGCCTTAGGCAGCTCATATAGACTGTCACTGTTCCTATGAAGTTCCTTCTACAAAAAACACCATAAGTATAAAAGAGAAAATAGTCTTACAATAATTTTCCCTTTGATTTTCAGTGGCCTTATCAAAGACACAATGGAGGAACTGAGCAATTATGCAGAAGACTTGAAAAGTAAGGTGAGCCCCATGGCCCAGGATGCACAGCAGCGTTTTACTGAGGAGATCTCTGCGTTGTCGGATAACCTCAAGTCTGATATGGAGGACACAAAGAATAAAGCCATTCAGTACTCAGGAGACCTGCGCATGATGTTCGATCAGAACATTGAGGATGTCCAAGGCAAGGTGAACATATACATGAAGAAACTGAAGAAACGCATTAGTAAAGATAGTGAGGATTTAAAAAAGAAGCTCAGCCAGTATGGAGATGACTTCCGTAAGAGTACTGAAGACAAAGTGGAAAATGTCCGTAAAGCCATTGAGCCTTACGTGTCCAACGTGAAGGATAAAGGACAGCAGAGGCTAATGACCATGAAGGATGCCATGGATGAGCAAGGGAAACAACTCAGAGACCAATTTCACTCTGTAGTCAAAGACGCCCAAGCTAAAATGAAGAAAGCAGCCTCTGATGTGAAAAGCAGTGTGGATAAACTAGGGGAACAGTTTCGTAAATGGTTCAACCCCAACGTAGAAAGCCTGCGCAATCAGCTTCAAGTCATGGCTAAGAACCTTCAGCCTCCCAAGGCCAACAAATAAACGAGAGAGCTAATATCTCTCCTTGCTTCTCACTTGTAACAGACAGCTGCTACTTTGACCATAAGATTGCACCCTGAGGTGGAGCAGGACATAAAGGATCCGACAAGTCTAAACATCTTGCCTCTCCCATCCGTAGCTACATCACATTATATTTCTCATTTGCTCAAGCTCATTAATTTGAGCTCTGACATTAACAACACGCACAAATTAGAGTTGAACGATTCAAGGGAAGGGAACTTTCAGTATTAAAGGTGCATTTAACCTAAGGGCTAGCCTTTAATTATAGCACTAACTACCCTCAGCAttatctcctgcactaaacatgCCATGCGTGCTACATATCTCCAACAGACTGCCCTGCCTGAACAAGAACCAACATAACTTAGGCAAAGAGTAATTGACAGAAAAACTGTGACATTTGTTTTGAGCATCTTTTCCATCTGAAATACAGGCCCTGAGGGCAAACAGTAAACTAGGCCATGCAAGGAACCCCTTGTAGCAAACAGCTGGGCTCTTGAACAAGAGTGTTCGTGGATGTCTGTATCTCAACATACTAAATATCCATATTATTCCACCTTTATCTTGCTTTATTTTGCTCACCATTTAATTACAGCAGCTATTTCCAATCTCTGTTTCCAGGTCTTGAAGATGCAGAGCCCTATGATGGGCAGTGCTGGTGTCTCTAAAAGTCTGATTATACACTTCCCTTTATAAGCCTAAAATAACGACGTGCCTTCATTTGATTTCTGCTGTATATCCTGCCTACCCTACTTTATAAAGTACCTCTgtgctgtaatatatatatgttatttcaatgcaatttttatccaaataaaaacaataaataaaatacatgtaattaCTGTGGAAGAACAACTGATTCCAATATTTGACACTTATAAGGTGTCATATTGCCTATCTCTGTTCTACAAATCTAAAGAGTTCAATCCCAATGCAGAAGCTGTGAAGGACATTTAAGGAGCTGTCAGT
This sequence is a window from Xenopus laevis strain J_2021 chromosome 7S, Xenopus_laevis_v10.1, whole genome shotgun sequence. Protein-coding genes within it:
- the apoe.S gene encoding apolipoprotein E — encoded protein: MKVTLLLLTLGLLAGAQARSLFRDAPKTKWESALDSFWLTVNKMEAAADETRAQMKDSPITKELDGLIKDTMEELSNYAEDLKSKVSPMAQDAQQRFTEEISALSDNLKSDMEDTKNKAIQYSGDLRMMFDQNIEDVQGKVNIYMKKLKKRISKDSEDLKKKLSQYGDDFRKSTEDKVENVRKAIEPYVSNVKDKGQQRLMTMKDAMDEQGKQLRDQFHSVVKDAQAKMKKAASDVKSSVDKLGEQFRKWFNPNVESLRNQLQVMAKNLQPPKANK